In Channa argus isolate prfri chromosome 15, Channa argus male v1.0, whole genome shotgun sequence, the DNA window TACTCTGAGGTCATCTATGGCAGAAAAGTAAaactctctcttttcctccttccaaaaaaaaaaacaaaaacaaaaaacaaaaaatgttgttgCTGGTTGTTGTCTTCTCAaaactaatacattttcttcttgtgtttgtctttaaaatgccgaatttatttttcatccaaCAGCGCTGGTTCCTCTACCCACCTGATAAGGAGCCGCATTTCCACCCAAACCGCACCACCCTGTCCTGGGTATCAGAAACCTACCCCAACCTGCCTGAGGAGGAGGCTCCGCTGGAGTGCACCATCAGACCTGGGGAGGTACAAACACTCAGtggctctttgtgtttttagtcacACTAACAAAACGTATTGGTGTGTAGGTACTGCACAACATTCTATAGTCATATCTGATGGTTTTAAATACACGGTGATATCTCATTTCAGgactttaaagtaatttaaaaagcttCTGAATTTCTGTTTAACTTACCTTTAACTAATTTCTGCCTCAGTAGTGTTTACCACTTAACATACATACGTTTGTCACcgttaaataaaaactgtccaCCAACCTAAACGATCACTAAACGCATACAGTGAATTCTGCATTTAAAGGTGCAGAGTCTAAGATTTAAAGGGATCAGTAAgccaaaattaaatatatttgtaaacaataatttattttttatatatccAGGTCAATGAAAGTGGACGGtaactattaaaaaaactgttaatcattaaataatgaaattagGTTACTCAGTCACATTCTTGCATGTGGCAGTGAATTCTATAtaattgttctgttttctgtcGCTAGAAGAACAATCAGCACATCGGAAATGAATGGATTAATGATGTTTAACATAAGGATTTTAGCGTGAGGCTGACGGTAAAAGAAACTCGTACTAGCACTGAAGGGTTAAATTTGGCTAATTTTGATAATTGAGAgtttcaaaagaaaattatgGTTGAATTTAGGGAACTGAACTGCAGTTTTTCTTAGGACATCAGCCTTTTATAGAGCTTCAATATGAAATTTAATTTTGTCTGCTTGCTGAGGGTCCATGAAGGCTATCAGGAGCAGAAGGGGAGAGGCACAGCATTCCTAGATGCTGTcagtgaaataatttaaaaacattccaAGAATTAAgaacattgtatttaaaaacaacagtgcagttttctttttctaacagtCTGGATGTTTCTCAGGTGCTGTACTTCCCTGACCGCTGGTGGCATGCAACGCTCAACCTGGACACTAGCGTTTTCATCTCCACGTTCCTCGGCTGAGCCTCTCTTTAGCTCTCCagtattttcattcttttattaCAGATCATCTTCCAGTGGAGGCTGATTGGATGGACCCAAAATGCATTCGGGAATTACATTTGAAGTTTCAGAACAACTGTGCTGAACAGCTAAGAGTCTTGGTTTGGACCATAGTATCATAGTAACATTCCAGctgaaactttttttaacagtgttttataaTAATGTGATAATTTTTTTATGGAATGATTTGAAGGATCTACAGATAAGAgactggacaaaaaaaaaacaaaaacatcctaAATCAGCAATACATCTAGTCTTCTTATGGATCAATatagaaattaatattttgttaattatgtTTTGAGCTGTCATGAAGtaataaagtacaaaacatCTGGTCCAGTCACTGTCACTGTattttcactgaaaaaacaGCAACTATAAAATGTATAGATTTATCTGTAACTGTGGTGCTGGGTGTAAAGATACACATGTCctaaagaaaaccaaaacatacacttacatgaaacatttttgtcataacattttattctgtGGCAGCCCCGAAAATTGTCCTTTTCAGTAAAATATATGATCATCACACTGATGTATCAGCTGGAAACtagtttctttaaaaatcaaagaaaaaacatcttttttttttttctccctgttaTAAGTAAAGTCTCCTACAAACACAGGATATTGATTGATGCGCGATTAGATAGTAATTGTCACATCTAAACAGCCAATTATAGCTGAaataagtgaaaacacacaggtacacacacctGTAACTAACTAGTAACATATCAGGCAGTACATACTATATGATGCATAAAGCTGCTGAAAGTGTGGTGAAAAATTGAAGCAaagtttcaaaaacaaaatcctatGCACAAATTTAATGCATGAGAAACTACCCATACAAAAGAAATTGATAATTGTGCTTTTTTCCTACCCACTTGATCTAAAGTCAGGTTTCCTTAAACAACCAAAATACATTCAGTCACAAAGTAAcagttttctttcagtttgcCAGCAAACGcaacatttattgtcatttacattGAGAGTGGTGCAGATTTGATGAGGGGTGGCTTCAGAATGTATTCAGACaaatttcaagaaaaaaaaaaagcaaacgaGATTGAAGGGGACCAGAATTTGGAGCCACAGCAAACGATCTGAATTCTTCTGTTACTGagcaatttcagtttttgatttttaaaaaggttgcaaactttttaaaaacaattcactTCGTCAAGCATGTGACTGAAACTTAAACCAACACAACAAAGTGTGCAAAGAGCCAGTGTAGTGTACAACCTCAGTACATCCCACAAGTAATCTGATTGTAGTCTGCAACGACTCTGTTGATTATCAGAGTCAGAGCttgaattattacatttgtaataaGTACCAGGTTGTTTTAAAGCCACTGGATTCTATGCGATTAAACTGTCGCTGTCAccaaacagaggaaaacagctATAATGTGCTAAATATGAGCACTAACAACAGCACTCAGAAACCTGAAGGAAGGTAAATGCTGCATCACATTTCCAACCTgcttgtttcctgtttcattGCAATCTTCACCTACTCTAAGTTCACTTTcaactttaacaaaacaaacactgctgcacTGTGTTTGGAAATTAAGAAGAAACTCCAATCTACAAACTATAACTTCACCTTAATATATGTTTGGTGTTTCTCTCAAGGAATGCTGAAATGTGAGGGAGCAGAAATGTAATGTGATCGTACGCAAGAAGGTTTGGCTCAGGAGGTACGTCTCACTACGACATGAGTCAACATGCTTCTTCCGGCAGCATTAACAAGCTAATTGCCTCATTTCTCTAGAAATAtatttcacttcacttcactttagCCTGATTAAAGAGCCTTTGAATTTATCTCTACTTCTAGAAAGAGTTTTCTTTATGTCATAATTAACTTATTAACGCTGCCAGAAAACGTGTCAAGCTTTGGAAGTTTTAATTTGTAgctattttctgtgtttgcttaTGTGATACATGTCTTTATTAGTGAACATATCCTGCATGTTAAGTCAActaattttgctgcatttaatcttttatttacatgtgaaGACAGGAAACCTAACTAAATGCGTGGAGAAACAGGATGATAACGCTCTCATTCACAGAATACCAGTGGGTTGaaagtgtgaaaatgatgtGGTTTTTGCAGAGGTTTTATATAAAGTCTGACTGAAGCTATTCTAGTGACGTGTGCCGACCcaatacatttcttttacttttttggaaacataatctcatttgtttaaaaggtGCTCACACAAACCTTAAAGCTGATGTCTGTAGCACTGAAATGGTccaaataaaaagcagagaaaaaaaaacataagatgGAAATAAAAGGGGTTGCTGCTCTGTCTCATAACATTTAACTGacttaatatatttaaacattttacacagagaCTTGTAGCCATggtcaacatgaaaatgtaattagcTGGAGCTACTGTTGAATCAAGTATAATTACTTTAAGTATAATCAGTTTCATCAAGCAATAAAATCAAACCTCTCAGAAAAGATGAGACATTTTGGTTATCTTACAgcaaacatttgaatattttgaatataatgtttttttaaataaaaaatgtctcgCTGGTTTAAATACTGAAATCTTACTGCTTTCTCCAAACAATCTAAATTAATGATTGATGGATTTGTTAATGTCTGACACTATAGAATATATAAAAAGGTGTTAATCCGATTTTAGTAACTTTAACTTATTAAACTTAGTAAacttatttttacctttttttaatttcactgaagTCAGAAACATTAACTCTGATTATAAGCCCACATGACAGTGACGTCCCCTCAAAGTAAATAGCTTTTGATTAATTGGATGAAAGCTATAGTTGTTTCCTAGCAACCAATTTAGACATTACTGCTATGACTTTATAATTGTTCAACCCAATTTTAtagtataaatgtgtttattcatgtgTGGATGTAAGCAACATCTCAGTCAGCCAAAGTCCTTGTTCCCctttgtttttcctgtaaatAATTCTTAACTTCTCCTGTACATTCAGTCCATTTAGTGGCTATAAACTGTCAGTCATAGCTGACAGGTAAACTGCTGGTCATTTTAAACGGTAAACTTCAATTGAGCCAATGACAGAGCAGCAGCCCCTCTGAGTGAGTCTCTCCAGATTCATAAACTATCAAAATAACTTCCCTTCCTCCTTTAATTGTTCAGTAGTCCTCTACCCAgccattttccaaaataaaagcatcaatAACCTCCTTCATGGCCAAGTTGGGGATGAGCTGATCTTGGGTTAGTGGAGTGCGTGTCACTGGGTCAAAATGGCCAACTCgctgaaagagaagaggaaacagTTTATGAAAACAGAGCACAGGGTGGAATTATCCACAGAGTTAGAAGGCATTTTTACCTGCAGGTGCTCTTCAATGTCTTTTCGATCGTAAGTTACACCGCTGGGAGTTATACATGGCTCTCTCATCAACTCGAAGCTAATCTTTCCACACAGGTAATCTGGGATCTCACGCTTCTGTcaaacatacaacatacaatatacagtatatcttcTTTATCAGGAAAGTCAGTAGGGTCCTTTTAGTCAACTGCAAGTGTACATTAAGATTATCCAGTCTGGTCTGTCCATCTGAGTCACCGACACTAACCTTCCTCTTCTCATCTACTTGACAGAAAAGTTCCTCCATGTCTGAAAGGTACTTGTCCTGCGGAAAACATTAGATTACATATAATCATAGTTGAATGCAGTATATATTACACAGGGCTTTCACTAAAGGAAATACAAAACAGCAAGAACCCTCATATATTTCACTTAGATTAACTTCAAGCATCAAAAATTAACAATGATTACGGCCCACCACTGTCACTGCAGGCATGATCCGATAACTGCTGCAGACAGGTGTTTGCAGAGGGACCTCAGAATTGTCCGAGTACAATGTGATTCCATTGGTTTCAACAGAGAATGACCTTCAACATGCACTGAGGCAGTTTCCGCTGAGTGTGAGGTGGTTGACAATCAGGAACTTCAAGACTGAGGCCATTGTTCTGGGGATTGGTTTAGTTCTACGGTTGTATTTAGATGAGTTCATGTGTACAAATTATAGCAAACATCTCTCTGCCTTTTGCTAAGATGTCATCTGCTCATACTACAAAGGTTCTGGACCTTCAAATTACATCATCACAATTGAAATTACAGCAAGAAGTAGCTGGAAGTAACCACCATGTGTACACAAGTACTCCCCTAACTTGAACCCCAGGATGCAAGTTGAAAATGGGTGAAGTTAAGGAGTTGAAGTATCTCGTTTTGATCAGAAGTGATGGTAAAATGGAGTAATAGACTGACAGGCAGATGGCCAGCTGTTGGATGGCCAGCCTTAGAGTCAGGGTACAGTTCATACATCTGGAGCGACCTCAGAATAGAGCCACTGCTTGTTTGCATCGGAAGGAGCCAGTTGACTTGGTTTGGGCATCTTAACATGATACCTCCTTGGCGCCTTCCGTTGGAGGATTTCTGGTCCCAACCAATTAGTAAAAGACCCCTTAGTAGACTGACAACATGCTCGAAAGAGGATATATTACATCTCGCCTGCGAACACCTTGGGATGTCTTTTCTATCCTGATAAACCTGCTGCCATTGCGGCCTGACTCTGGATAAGATTTGCTGTCTGAGAGAAAATGCCTATATATCAGAAGGAGGTGGTTGTCAGCAACACTCAGTAACAATGGTCGTTAATTgaattgtatatttaaaaaagttgtaGAATTCATCACTGCTGGAGCCTGAGAGAACAACGAAAACACACTTCTTCCCttatcataaaacataaaattcatCACTGTCTAGCTTTAACCTCTCTATAGTTTCACCATAAATTTAACCTAAAAAATAgattataaatacaaaacatcagTGGCTAAGAATCTTGATATTGCACTGATCAATGTAACTTACAAATtagcaaaatgttttactatttttacatttggatCAAACTCAATGTGAAGAGAGAACTGAAAACCATCTAAAGACTTgaggaaattaatttaaaattcaatGATGCCCCGTGTTTCCCTAATAAAAACCTACGTGTTTAATGTGGATTCTGCTCTCGTCAGACTTGTCCTCTTGTTTCTGTCTGCACCCTTCCAGTTctctgtggacacacacaggAATACACTATTACAGGATaattcatggaaaaaaaaaaatcaataaaatcttaaacTACAAATTTGTGTCAAACTGTCATGTATCCTGTATTGGACctgcctctttttctctgcGAGGATGAGTCTGGTGAGGTAGGCATGCAGCTCGCTCTCCTGGTTgatcctcctctcctccatgCTGTTCCACCGTTTCTTCTTAGCTATCCTCAGGGCGCTGGGGATGTCATCACCAAAGTTCAGCCGCTGCTCCTTTGCAAGGTTATAAGCTAAAATCAGACATATGTGTTCATGTCATATTTTGTACACTGTATAAACAGAACATTATAAAATATCACTAACTGTTCCAACAGCATTTTTTACCTGCCTTATCCTAACCTTACGTCAGGCAGAACTACGAGCATAATACATAATACTTTCTTTAGCGTCTCTACACAGGCTCCTAAT includes these proteins:
- the LOC137099873 gene encoding E3 ubiquitin-protein ligase CHIP-like gives rise to the protein MSESPEKSTSVSAQELKEQGNRLFLNRKYLEAAACYSKAITHSPSVPAYYTNRALCYVKLQQYDKALADCRHALELDSQSVKAHFFMGQCHLEMENYDEAIGNLQKAYNLAKEQRLNFGDDIPSALRIAKKKRWNSMEERRINQESELHAYLTRLILAEKKRELEGCRQKQEDKSDESRIHIKHDKYLSDMEELFCQVDEKRKKREIPDYLCGKISFELMREPCITPSGVTYDRKDIEEHLQRVGHFDPVTRTPLTQDQLIPNLAMKEVIDAFILENGWVEDY